A genomic stretch from Neomonachus schauinslandi chromosome 16, ASM220157v2, whole genome shotgun sequence includes:
- the BRSK1 gene encoding serine/threonine-protein kinase BRSK1: MSSGAKEGGGGSPAYHLPHPHPHPPQHAQYVGPYRLEKTLGKGQTGLVKLGVHCITGQKVAIKIVNREKLSESVLMKVEREIAILKLIEHPHVLKLHDVYENKKYLYLVLEHVSGGELFDYLVKKGRLTPKEARKFFRQIVSALDFCHSYSICHRDLKPENLLLDEKNNIRIADFGMASLQVGDSLLETSCGSPHYACPEVIKGEKYDGRRADMWSCGVILFALLVGALPFDDDNLRQLLEKVKRGVFHMPHFIPPDCQSLLRGMIEVEPEKRLSLEQIQKHPWYLGGKHEPDPCLEPAPGRRVAMRSLPSNGELDPDVLESMASLGCFRDRERLHRELRSEEENQEKMIYYLLLDRKERYPSCEDQDLPPRNDVDPPRKRVDSPMLSRHGKRRPERKSMEVLSITDAGGGGSPVPTRRALEMAQHSQRSRSVSGASTGLSSSPLSSPRSPVFSFSPEPGAGDEARGGGSPTSKTQTLPSRGPRGGGAGEQPPPPSARSTPLPGPPGSPRSSGGTPLHSPLHTPRASPTGTPGTTPPPSPGGGVGGAAWRSRLNSIRNSFLGSPRFHRRKMQVPTAEEMSSLTPESSPELAKRSWFGNFISLDKEEQIFLVLKDKPLSSIKADIVHAFLSIPSLSHSVLSQTSFRAEYKASGGPSVFQKPVRFQVDISSSEGPEPSPRRDSSGGGGIYSVTFTLISGPSRRFKRVVETIQAQLLSTHDQPSVQALADEKNGAQTRPAGTPPRSLQPPPGRPDPELTSSPRRGPAKDKKLLATNGTPLP, encoded by the exons ATGTCGTCCGGGGCCAaggaggggggcgggggctcCCCCGCCTACCACCTCCcgcacccacacccacacccaccccagcACGCCCAATATGTGGGCCCCTATCGTCTGGAGAAGACGCTGGGCAAAGGACAGACAG GGCTGGTTAAACTCGGGGTCCACTGCATCACTGGCCAGAAGGTTGCCATCAAGATCGTGAACCGGGAGAAGCTGTCTGAGTCGGTGCTGATGAAG GTGGAGCGGGAGATCGCCATCCTGAAGCTCATTGAACACCCACACGTCCTCAAGCTGCACGATGTCTACGAGAACAAGAAATATTT GTACCTGGTTCTGGAGCACGTCTCTGGAGGTGAGCTGTTTGACTACCTAGTAAAGAAGGGGAGACTGACGCCCAAGGAGGCCCGGAAGTTCTTCCGCCAGATAGTATCGGCGCTGGACTTCTGCCATAGCTACTCCATCTG CCACAGAGACCTGAAGCCCGAGAACCTGCTCTTGGATGAGAAAAACAACATCCGCATCGCAGACTTTGGCATGGCGTCCCTGCAGGTGGGGGACAGCCTCCTGGAGACCAGCTGTGG GTCCCCCCACTATGCGTGTCCGGAGGTGATTAAG GGGGAGAAGTATGACGGCCGCCGGGCAGATATGTGGAGCTGTGGAGTCATCCTCTTTGCCCTGCTTGTG GGGGCTCTGCCCTTTGATGATGACAATCTCCGTCAGCTGCTGGAGAAGGTGAAACGGGGCGTCTTCCATATGCCCCACTTCATCCCTCCAGACTGCCAGAGCCTCCTGAGAGGGATGATTGAAGTGGAGCCTGAGAAAAGGCTCAGT CTGGAGCAAATTCAGAAACATCCCTGGTACCT gggcGGGAAACACGAGCCAGACCCTTGCCTGGAGCCAGCCCCAGGCCGCCGGGTGGCCATGCGGAGCCTGCCATCGAACGGAGAGCTGGACCCCGACGTCCTGGAGAGCATGGCCTCGCTGGGCTGCTTCAGGGACCGCGAGCGGCTGCACCGCGAGCTGCGCAGCGAGGA GGAGAACCAAGAAAAGATGATCTACTATCTGCTTTTGGATCGGAAGGAGCGGTATCCCAGCTGTGAGGACCAGGACCTGCCTCCCCGGAATGACGTCG ACCCCCCTCGGAAACGTGTGGATTCCCCCATGCTGAGCCGTCACGGGAAGCGGCGGCCAGAGCGGAAGTCCATGGAAGTTCTGAGCATCACGGATGCTGGGGGCGGCGGCTCCCCCGTGCCCACCCGACGCGCCCTGGAGATGGCCCAGCACAGTCAGAG ATCCCGCAGTGTCAGTGGAGCCTCCACCGGTCTGTCCTCCAGCCCTCTCAGCAGCCCAAGG AGTCCTGTCTTTTCCTTCTCACCTGAGCCTGGGGCCGGAGATGAGGCTCGGGGCGGGGGCTCCCCGACTTCCAAAACGCAGACGCTGCCTTCTCGAggccccaggggtgggggcgccggggagcagcccccaccccccagtgcccGTTCCACGCCCCTGCCTGGTCCCCCAGGCTCCCCGCGCTCCTCTGGGGGTACCCCCTTGCATTCGCCCCTGCACACGCCCCGGGCCAGTCCCACTGGGACGCCGGGAACGACGCCACCCCCAAGCCCCGGAGGTGGAGTCGGGGGAGCCGCCTGGAGGAGTCGTCTCAACTCCATCCGCAACAGCTTCCTGGGCTCCCCTCGCTTTCACCGGCGCAAGATGCAGG tccccaCTGCCGAGGAGATGTCCAGTTTGACGCCAGAGTCCTCTCCAGA GTTGGCAAAACGCTCCTGGTTTGGCAACTTCATCTCCTTggacaaagaagaacaaatattcctTGTGCTAAAGGACAAACCTCTCAGCAGCATCAAAGCGGACATCGTCCATGCCTTCCTGTCG ATCCCCAGCCTGAGTCACAGTGTGCTGTCACAGACCAGCTTCAGGGCCGAGTACAAGGCCAGTGGCGGCCCCTCCGTCTTCCAGAAGCCCGTCCGATTCCAGGTGGACATCAGCTCCTCAGAGGGTCCAGAGCCTTCCCCACGACGGGacagcagtggtggtggtggaatCTACTCCGTCACCTTTACGCTCATCTCCG GTCCCAGCCGTCGGTTCAAGCGAGTTGTGGAGACCATCCAGGCACAGCTGCTGAGCACTCATGACCAGCCCTCCGTGCAGGCCCTggcag
- the HSPBP1 gene encoding hsp70-binding protein 1, translated as MADQGSGGSRLPLALPSASQGCSSGGGGSSAGNSGHPPPPRNLQGLLQMAITAGSEEPDPPPEPMSEERRQWLQEAMSAAFRGQQEEVEQMKNCLRVLSQPTPSLAAEADLAADQQEREGALELLADLCENMDNAADFCQLSGMHLLVGRYLEAGPAGLRWRAAQLIGTCSQNVAAIQEQVLGLGALRKLLRLLDRDACDLVRVKALFAISCLVREQEAGLLQFLRLDGFSVLMRAMQQQVQKLKVKSAFLLQNLLVGHPEHKGTLCSMGMVQQLVALIRTEHSPFHEHVLGALCSLVTDFPQGVRECREPELGLEELLRHRCRLLQQHEEYQEELEFCEKLLQTCFSSPTDDSMDR; from the exons ATGGCGGACCAAGGCTCAGGGGGCAGCCGCCTCCCCCTGGCGCTGCCCTCAGCCTCCCAGGGTTGCTCATCAGGGGGCGGCGGCTCCTCGGCGGGGAACTCGGGCCATCCTCCGCCCCCGAGAAACCTCCAAGGCCTGCTGCAGATGGCAATCACGGCTGGCTCCGAGGAACCAGACCCCCCTCCAGAACCCATGAGTGAGGAG AGGCGGCAGTGGCTGCAGGAGGCTATGTCAGCTGCCTTCCGGGGCCAGCAGGAGGAAGTCGAGCAGATGAAGAACTGCCTTCGAGTACTGTCCCAGCCTACACCCTCCTTGGCTGCTGAGGCTGACCTGGCCGCCGACCAGCAGGAGCGCGAGGGGGCCCTGGAGCTGCTGGCCGACCTGTGTGAAAACATGGACAATGCTGCAG ACTTCTGCCAGCTGTCCGGCATGCACCTGCTGGTGGGACGGTACCTGGAGGCAGGGCCCGCGGGGCTGCGGTGGCGGGCGGCCCAGCTCATCGGCACGTGCAGCCAGAACGTGGCGGCCATCCAGGAGCAGGTGCTGGGCCTGGGCGCCCTGCGCAAGTTGCTGCGGCTGCTTGACCGGGACGCCTGCGACTTGGTGCGCGTCAAGGCTCTCTTCGCCATCTCCT GCCTGGTCCGGGAGCAGGAGGCTGGGCTGCTGCAGTTCCTTCGCCTGGATGGCTTCTCCGTCTTGATGCGGGCCATGCAGCAGCAGGTGCAAAAGCTCAAGGTCAAGTCGGCATTCCTGCTGCAGAACCTGCTGGTGGGCCACCCCGAACACAAAG GGACCCTGTGCTCCATGGGGATGGTCCAGCAGCTGGTGGCCCTGATCCGGACAGAACACAGCCCCTTCCATGAGCATGTGCTTGGAGCCCTGTGCAG CCTGGTGACAGACTTCCCCCAGGGTGTGCGGGAGTGCCGGGAGCCTGAGCTGGGCCTGGAAGAGCTCCTCCGTCATCGCTGCCGGCTGCTGCAGCAGCACGAGGAGTACCAG GAGGAGCTGGAGTTCTGCGAAAAGCTGCTACAGACCTGTTTCTCCAGCCCGACGGATGACAGCATGGATCGGTGA